The following are encoded together in the Tribolium castaneum strain GA2 chromosome 3, icTriCast1.1, whole genome shotgun sequence genome:
- the LOC100141878 gene encoding uncharacterized protein LOC100141878 isoform X2 → MRVVAVCLFTILFFDGVLSQIGCKSSGIRCSDPYTFQFCANFTNKILTYGTATKCPSSTICDNEGFFPCKVGTIPTTTPQPTTVPACNGPAKFLTSVCNQYLECVFSFLFWTPITNTCPAGQNFDPVLKECSEKYSCGPDAITAEPPG, encoded by the exons ATGAGAGTTGTAGCAGTCTGTTTG TTCACCATTTTATTCTTTGATGGTGTTTTAAGCCAGATTGGATGCAAGTCCTCAGGGATAAGATGTTCAGACCCTTACACGTTTCAGTTTTGCGccaattttacaaataagATTCTAACATACGGTACTGCTACAAAATGCCCATCTAGTACCATTTGCGATAACGAGGGATTTTTCCC GTGCAAAGTTGGTACCATTCCCACGACCACCCCTCAACCAA CGACAGTGCCTGCCTGTAACGGACCTGCAAAATTTCTTACGTCTGTGTGTAATCAGTACCTTGAATGTGTATTTAGTTTTCTATTTTGGACACCTATTACCAACACGTGTCCCGCGGGGCAGAACTTTGATCCAGTTCTTAAAGAGTGCAGTGAGAAGTATAGTTGTGGGCCAGATGCCATTACAGCGGAACCACCAG GATAA
- the LOC103314022 gene encoding putative uncharacterized protein DDB_G0282133, translated as MQFNILNKDYYKSNNFNFDNCKSDNPKVDNCKSNNLILTNYKSDNLNTNNYKSNNFNVYNRNFNNLHIDNYKSNNLNLDKYYSNDYKVDNHKSENDYFKIDIYKSDNFTVDNCKSDNLNTINYKSNINVDNCKSNFNVDNCKSNNLSVDNYKSDNHNSNDFNIANYKSNKLNVNNYKSDKHNTNNEKSNNFNVENSKFNKLHVDNYKSSNFRGNNHEA; from the exons ATGCAA TTCAACATCCTCAACAAGGACTACTACAAATCTAACAACTTCAACTTCGACAACTGCAAGTCTGACAACCCCAAGGTCGACAACTGCAAGTCCAACAATCTCATCCTTACCAACTACAAATCCGACAACCTCAACACAAACAACTACAAATCCAACAATTTCAACGTCTATAACCGCAATTTCAACAACCTCCACATCGACAACTACAAGTCCAACAATCTTAACCTCGACAAATACTATTCCAATGATTACAAGGTCGACAACCATAAGTCCGAAAACGACTACTTCAAAATCGACATCTACAAATCCGACAACTTCACCGTCGACAACTGCAAGTCCGACAATCTCAACACAATCAACTACAAGTCCAACATTAACGTCGACAACTGCAAGTCCAACTTTAACGTCGACAACTGCAAGTCCAACAACCTTAGCGTCGACAACTACAAGTCCGACAACCACAATTCCAATGACTTCAACATCGCCAACTACAAGTCCAACAAACTCAACGTCAACAACTACAAGTCCGACAAACACAACACAAACAACGAGAAGTCCAACAACTTTAACGTCGAGAACAGCAAATTCAACAAACTCCATGTCGATAACTACAAATCCAGCAACTTCCGTGGCAACAACCACGAGGCCTAA
- the LOC107398361 gene encoding putative uncharacterized protein DDB_G0282133 — MTTTTTITPTTKTETSTFYTFNVDNCKFNNLHVDTYKSNNLIIANYKSKNFYFDNYKSNDYNVDTCKSDNHKSNDLSLASYKSNTFNVNNCHSNDLHVDNYKSINLNVDIYKSDNVNVGNCNLNTNNYKCNNFNVNNIHVDNYKSKDNYKSDNDNPKIDICESNKFNVDNCKSSDHKFANYKSDNLNTNNYKSSNFNVQNCKANKLHIHNYKSSNLHVDNHKPNTFNVENCKSNNFHGDNYKSSNFNVDNRKSNDLYVDNYESNNLNVDNYKSDNHNTNKYKTSNFNVQNCKSNNLHILDYKSSNLHVDNYKSNTFNVDNWKSTNHHDDNYKSDNHNTNKYKSSSFNVDNRKSNDLHVDNYKSNNLIVDNYKFDNHNTNKYKSSNYNVDKCKSDNLKTNNYNKLHGDYHKSNNFNVDNYNYNHDYYKYNNFNFDNCKSDNPNVDNWKSNNLILINYKSDNVYNRNFNNLHIDNYKSNNLNLDKYYSNDYNVDNHKSENDNFNIDIYKSDNFTVDNCKSDNLKTINYKSNFNVDNCKSNKLHVDKYKSSNRHGDNHKSNNLSVDNCKSDNHNKSNNFNIYNCDFNILHIANCKSNIFNIDNCKSNDLHIDKYKSSNLHGDNHKSNTFNVDNCKSNNFNVDDYKSDKHNVNNHKSNDLNLANYKSIIFNIDNCESNDLHDHNYKSNTVNVNNYKSSNFRGDDRKANDLHVDNYKSNDLILVNYKSNNYIVNNCKSDKYSVDNHKFSDLSIANYKSNTFHVDNCKYNDLHVANYKSNNLKVDNYKADNHNDFYKFNNFNFDKCKSDNFNVDNCRSNNLIFTNYKSNNLNTNNYKSNNFNAYNSNFNNLHIDNYNVDNYKSDNDYLKSDIYKSNNFNVDNDKSNTFNVDNCKSNSHHDDNYKSDNHDTNKYKSCNFNVDIHKSNDLHVDNYKSNNLNIDNYKSDNHNTNKYKSCNFNVDNRKSNDIHVDNCKSKDPKVANCKSDNLNTNNYKSSNLNVQNCRSNKLHIHNYKSGNLHVDNHKSNTFNVDNCKSNKLHEDNYKSDNHNTNKYKSSNLHVDNHKSNTFNSDNLNTNNYKSSNFNVQNCKSNKLHIHNYKSSNLHVDNHRSNTFNVDNCKSNNLHDNYKSDNHNTNKYKSCNFNVDNHKSNDLHVDNYKSDNHNTNKYKSCNFNVDNHKSNDLHVDNYKSDNHNTNKYKSCNFNVDNRKSNDIHVDNCTSKDPKVANCKSDNLNTNNYKSSNLNVQNCRSNKLHIHNYKSGNLHVDNHKSNTFNVDNCKSNKLHGDNYKSDNHNTNKYKFSNLHVDNHNNFNVQNCKSNKLHIHNYKSSNLHVDNHKSNTFNVDNCKSNNLHDNYKSDNHNTNKYKSSNFKVDNCKSNDLHVGNYKSDNHTSNNLCFANYKSNAFNVDNYKSNNLNVDNSKTDKLNVDNCKSNDLHVDNCKSNDLIFANYKSKNFYFDNYKSNDYNVDNYKSDNHNLDNHKSNDLKLANYKSNTFNLDNCKSNNFPIDNYKSINLKVDIYKSDNHNFDN; from the exons ATGACTACAACAACTACTATAACTCCGACGACAAAAACAGAAACTTCGACa TTCTACACCTTCAACGTCGACAACTGCAAGTTCAACAACCTCCACGTCGACACCTACAAGTCCAACAACCTCATCATTGCCAACTACAAATCCAAGAACTTCTACTTCGACAACTACAAGTCCAACGACTACAACGTTGATACCTGTAAGTCCGACAACCACAAGTCCAACGACCTCAGCCTCGCCAGCTATAAGTCCAACACCTTTAACGTTAACAACTGCCATTCCAACGACCTCCACGTCGACAACTACAAGTCCATCAACCTTAACGTCGACATATACAAGTCCGACAACGTCAACGTCGGAAACTGCAATCTCAACACAAATAACTACAAATGCAACAATTTCAACGTTAACAATATCCACGTCGACAACTACAAGTCCAAAGACAACTATAAGTCCGATAACGATAACCCCAAGATCGACATTTGCGAGTCCAACAAGTTCAACGTCGACAACTGCAAGTCCAGCGACCACAAATTCGCCAACTACAAGTCCGACAACCTCAACACAAACAACTACAAATCCAGCAACTTCAACGTCCAAAACTGCAAGGCCAACAAGCTTCACATCCACAACTACAAGTCCAGCAATCTCCACGTCGACAACCACAAGCCCAACACCTTCAATGTCGAAAACTGCAAGTCCAACAACTTCCACGGCGACAACTACAAGTCCAGCAATTTCAACGTTGACAACCGCAAATCCAACGACCTATACGTCGACAACTACGAGTCCAACAACCTTAACGTCGACAACTACAAGTCCGACAACCATAACACAAACAAATATAAGACCAGCAACTTCAACGTCCAAAACTGCAAGTCCAACAACCTCCACATCCTCGACTACAAGTCCAGCAATCTCCACGTCGACAACTACAAGTCCAACACGTTCAATGTCGACAATTGGAAGTCCACCAACCATCACGACGACAACTACAAGTCCGACAACCATAACACAAACAAATACAAGTCCAGCAGTTTCAACGTTGACAACCGCAAATCCAACGACCTACACGTCGACAACTACAAGTCCAACAACCTTATCGTCGACAACTACAAGTTCGACAACCATAACACAAACAAATACAAGTCCAGCAATTACAACGTCGACAAATGCAAGTCCGACAACCTCAAAACAAACAACTACAA TAAGCTCCACGGCGACTACCACAAGTCCAACAACTTTAACGTCGACAACTACAACTACAACCAC GACTACTACAAATATAACAACTTCAACTTCGACAACTGCAAGTCTGACAACCCCAACGTTGACAACTGGAAGTCCAACAATCTCATCCTTATCAACTACAAATCCGACAACGTCTATAACCGCAATTTCAACAACCTCCACATCGACAACTACAAGTCCAACAATCTCAACCTCGACAAATACTATTCCAATGATTACAACGTCGACAACCATAAGTCCGAAAACGACAACTTCAATATCGACATCTACAAATCCGACAACTTCACCGTCGACAACTGCAAGTCCGACAATCTCAAAACAATCAACTACAAGTCCAACTTTAACGTCGACAACTGCAAGTCCAACAAACTCCACGTCGACAAATACAAGTCCAGCAACCGCCACGGCGACAACCACAAGTCCAACAACCTTAGCGTCGACAACTGCAAGTCCGACAACCACAAC AAATCCAACAATTTCAACATCTACAACTGTGATTTCAACATCCTCCACATCGCCAACTGCAAGTCCAACATCTTCAACATCGATAACTGCAAGTCCAACGACCTCCACATCGACAAATACAAGTCCAGCAACCTCCACGGTGACAACCACAAGTCCAATACCTTCAACGTCGACAATTGTAAGTCCAACAACTTCAACGTCGACGATTACAAGTCTGACAAGCACAACGTCAACAACCACAAGTCTAACGACCTCAACCTTGCCAACTATAAGTCCATCATCTTTAACATCGATAACTGCGAGTCAAACGACCTCCACGACCACAACTACAAGTCAAACACAGTCAACGTCAACAACTACAAGTCCAGCAACTTCCGCGGTGACGACCGCAAGGCCAACGATCTCCATGTCGACAACTACAAGTCCAACGACCTCATCCTTGTTAACTACAAGTCTAACAACTATATCGTCAACAACTGTAAGTCCGACAAATACAGTGTCGACAATCACAAGTTCAGTGACCTTAGCATCGCCAACTACAAGTCCAACACCTTCCACGTCGACAACTGCAAATACAACGACCTTCACGTCGCAAATTACAAGTCCAACAACCTTAAAGTCGACAACTACAAGGCCGACAACCACAAC GACTTCTACAAATTTAACAACTTCAATTTCGACAAATGCAAGTCTGACAACTTCAACGTCGACAACTGCAGATCCAACAATCTCATCTTTACCAACTACAAATCCAACAACCTCAACACAAACAATTACAAATCCAACAATTTCAACGCCTACAACAGCAATTTTAACAACCTCCACATCGACAACTACAA CGTCGACAACTATAAGTCCGACAACGACTACCTCAAAAGCGACATCTACAAATCCAACAACTTCAACGTCGACAACGACAAGTCCAACACGTTCAATGTTGACAACTGCAAGTCCAACAGCCATCACGACGACAACTACAAATCCGACAACCATGACACAAATAAATACAAGTCCTGCAATTTCAACGTTGACATCCACAAATCCAACGACCTACACGTCGACAACTACAAGTCCAACAACCTTAACATCGACAACTACAAGTCCGACAACCATAACACAAACAAATACAAGTCCTGCAATTTCAACGTTGACAACCGCAAATCCAACGACATACACGTCGACAACTGCAAGTCCAAAGACCCCAAAGTCGCCAACTGTAAGTCCGACAACCTTAACACAAACAACTACAAATCCAGCAACCTCAACGTTCAAAACTGCAGGTCCAACAAGCTTCACATCCACAACTACAAGTCCGGTAATCTCCACGTCGACAACCACAAGTCCAACACCTTCAATGTCGACAACTGCAAGTCCAACAAACTCCACGAGGACAACTACAAGTCCGACAACCATAACACAAACAAATACAAGTCCAGCAATCTCCACGTCGACAACCACAAGTCTAACACCTTCAAT TCCGACAACCTTAACACAAACAACTACAAATCCAGCAACTTCAACGTCCAAAACTGCAAGTCCAACAAGCTTCACATCCACAACTACAAGTCCAGCAATCTCCACGTCGACAACCACAGGTCCAACACCTTCAATGTCGACAACTGCAAGTCCAACAACCTCCACGACAACTACAAGTCCGACAACCATAACACAAATAAATACAAGTCCTGCAATTTCAACGTTGACAACCACAAATCCAACGACCTACACGTCGACAACTACAAGTCCGACAACCATAACACAAATAAATACAAGTCCTGCAATTTCAACGTTGACAACCACAAATCCAACGACCTACACGTCGACAACTACAAGTCCGACAACCATAACACAAACAAATACAAGTCCTGCAATTTCAACGTTGACAACCGCAAATCCAACGACATACATGTCGACAACTGCACGTCCAAAGACCCCAAAGTCGCCAACTGTAAGTCCGACAACCTTAACACAAACAACTACAAATCCAGCAACCTCAACGTCCAAAACTGCAGGTCCAACAAGCTTCACATCCACAACTACAAGTCCGGCAATCTCCACGTCGACAACCACAAGTCCAACACCTTTAATGTCGACAACTGCAAGTCCAACAAACTCCACGGGGACAACTACAAGTCCGACAACCATAACACAAACAAATACAAGTTCAGCAATCTCCACGTCGACAACCACAA CAACTTCAACGTGCAAAACTGCAAGTCCAACAAGCTTCACATCCACAACTACAAGTCCAGCAATCTCCACGTCGACAACCACAAGTCCAACACCTTCAATGTCGACAACTGCAAGTCCAACAACCTCCACGACAACTACAAGTCCGACAACCATAACACAAATAAATACAAGTCCAGCAATTTCAAGGTTGACAACTGCAAATCCAACGACCTACACGTCGGCAACTACAAGTCCGACAACCACACC TCTAACAACCTCTGCTTCGCCAACTACAAGTCCAATGCCTTCAACGTCGACAACTACAAGTCCAACAACCTTAACGTCGACAACTCCAAGACCGACAAACTTAACGTCGACAACTGCAAGTCCAACGACCTCCACGTTGACAACTGCAAGTCGAACGATCTCATCTTTGCCAACTACAAGTCCAAGAACTTCTACTTCGACAACTACAAGTCCAACGACTACAACGTCGACAACTATAAGTCCGACAACCACAACCTCGACAACCACAAGTCCAACGACCTCAAACTCGCCAACTACAAGTCCAACACTTTCAACCTCGACAACTGCAAGTCCAACAACTTCCCAATCGACAACTACAAGTCCATCAACCTTAAAGTCGATATCTACAAGTCTGACAACCACAACTTCGATAACTAA
- the LOC103314016 gene encoding probable serine/threonine-protein kinase clkA: MDYYSSNSLNLDKYYSNDYNVNIHRSENDYLKIDNYKSDNFTVDNCKSDNLNTNNYKSKYNLYNCKSNDLNLANYKSIIFNINNCESNDLHDHNYKSNKVNVKDYKSSNFRGDDRKANDLHVDNYKSNDHILVNYKSNDYIVNNYKSDKYNVNNHKFSDLSIANYKSNTFHVDNCKYNDLHVANYKSNNLNVDNYKSDNHNVFN; encoded by the coding sequence ATGGACTACTACAGTTCCAACAGTCTCAACCTCGACAAATACTATTCCAATGACTACAACGTCAACATCCATAGGTCCGAAAACGACTACCTCAAAATCGACAACTACAAATCCGACAACTTCACCGTCGACAACTGCAAGTCCGACAATCTCAACACAAACAACTACAAGTCCAAGTATAACCTGTACAACTGCAAGTCCAACGACCTCAACCTTGCCAACTACAAGTCCATCATCTTCAACATCAATAACTGCGAATCAAACGACCTCCACGACCACAACTACAAATCAAACAAAGTCAACGTCAAGGACTACAAGTCCAGCAACTTCCGCGGTGACGACCGCAAGGCCAACGATCTCCATGTCGACAACTACAAGTCCAACGACCACATCCTTGTTAACTACAAGTCTAACGACTACATCGTCAACAACTATAAGTCCGACAAATACAATGTCAACAACCACAAGTTCAGTGACCTCAGCATTGCCAACTACAAGTCCAACACCTTTCACGTCGACAACTGCAAGTACAACGACCTTCACGTCGCAAACTACAAGTCCAACAACCTTAACGTCGACAACTACAAGTCCGACAATCACAACGTCTTTAACTAA
- the LOC135265761 gene encoding uncharacterized protein LOC135265761, with protein sequence MTGGAVIGAFVVEASVVTDVEVTVKVIVGVVIAITDVSELVVDCEDNVDVVGLVVGKDEVVGLVVDDVMVVRLAVGDVKVAGIVIVEAVIVGLVVVDDEVVGLIVVDVVVAALLVVDVEAVGLVVDDVEVVGLIVVDVVVVRLVVVNEEVVEHGVVNVEVVGLGVVGLVVVDVEVVRLAVIVVETVGLVVGKAKVVENVVVGLKVDKDEVVGLEVVDVEVVGIAVIDVEDVELEVRELEVVGLVVVDVVVVGLVLVDVEVIKLVIVDLKDVGLVVVAVEAA encoded by the exons ATGACCG GTGGGGCTGTAATTGGGGCATTTGTTGTTGAGGCTTCAGTTGTCACAGATGTTGAAGTTACTGTTAAAGTTATTGTTGGTGTGGTAATTGCTATTACTGACGTTTCAGAACTAGTCGTCGATTGTGAGGATAATGTAGATGTTGTCGGACTTGTAGTTGGTAAGGATGAGGTCGTTGGACTTGTAGTTGACGATGTTATGGTTGTCAGACTTGCAGTTGGTGACGTTAAGGTCGCTGGCATTGTAATTGTTGAAGCTGTGATCGTTGGACTTGTAGTTGTCGACGATGAGGTTGTCGGACTTATAGTTGTCGACGTTGTGGTCGCAGCACTTCTAGTTGTCGACGTAGAGGCTGTTGGACTTGTAGTCGACGACGTTGAGGTTGTCGGACTTATAGTTGTAGACGTTGTGGTCGTTAGACTTGTAGTTGTTAACGAGGAAGTTGTTGAACATGGAGTTGTTAACGTTGAAGTTGTTGGACTTGGGGTTGTCGGACTTGTAGTTGTCGACGTGGAAGTTGTTAGACTTGCAGTTATCGTCGTTGAAACTGTTGGACTTGTAGTTGGCAAGGCTAAGGTCGTGGAAAATGTGGTTGTCGGACTTAAAGTTGACAAAGATGAGGTCGTTGGACTTGAAGTTGTCGACGTAGAGGTCGTTGGAATTGCAGTCATTGACGTTGAAGATGTTGAACTTGAAGTTCGTGAGCTTGAGGTCGTTGGACTTGTGGTTGTTGACGTTGTGGTTGTCGGACTTGTACTTGTGGACGTGGAAGTTATTAAACTTGTAATTGTCGACCTTAAAGATGTTGGTCTTGTGGTTGTCGCCGTGGAAGCTGCTTGA
- the LOC100141878 gene encoding uncharacterized protein LOC100141878 isoform X1 — MRVVAVCLFTILFFDGVLSQIGCKSSGIRCSDPYTFQFCANFTNKILTYGTATKCPSSTICDNEGFFPCKVGTIPTTTPQPTTVPACNGPAKFLTSVCNQYLECVFSFLFWTPITNTCPAGQNFDPVLKECSEKYSCGPDAITAEPPVIPPKCNGGGKLPGPTPNQYYECEFIWFQFQPTLKSCFEGQMFDVNVSLCVQMPETESVSTG, encoded by the exons ATGAGAGTTGTAGCAGTCTGTTTG TTCACCATTTTATTCTTTGATGGTGTTTTAAGCCAGATTGGATGCAAGTCCTCAGGGATAAGATGTTCAGACCCTTACACGTTTCAGTTTTGCGccaattttacaaataagATTCTAACATACGGTACTGCTACAAAATGCCCATCTAGTACCATTTGCGATAACGAGGGATTTTTCCC GTGCAAAGTTGGTACCATTCCCACGACCACCCCTCAACCAA CGACAGTGCCTGCCTGTAACGGACCTGCAAAATTTCTTACGTCTGTGTGTAATCAGTACCTTGAATGTGTATTTAGTTTTCTATTTTGGACACCTATTACCAACACGTGTCCCGCGGGGCAGAACTTTGATCCAGTTCTTAAAGAGTGCAGTGAGAAGTATAGTTGTGGGCCAGATGCCATTACAGCGGAACCACCAG TAATACCACCTAAATGTAACGGTGGTGGAAAATTGCCAGGACCAACTCCAAACCAGTACTACGAGTGTGAATTCATTTGGTTCCAGTTCCAACCAACACTAAAATCGTGTTTTGAAGGACAAATGTTTGATGTTAATGTTAGTTTATGCGTCCAGATGCCAGAAACAGAGTCTGTGTCGACTGGATAA